In Primulina huaijiensis isolate GDHJ02 chromosome 16, ASM1229523v2, whole genome shotgun sequence, a single genomic region encodes these proteins:
- the LOC140960898 gene encoding dual specificity protein phosphatase 1 isoform X2: MEGGIFRERLKALAQIMQALKVVKEDNVPSEIEEGLYLGSLGAANDKITLKRLNITHVLTVASSLSPAHPNDFIYKTIPEEARITGGGVLVHCFAGRSRSVTIVVAYLMFKNGMPLLEALEHVKILRPVASPNLGFMSQLHGFERSLQGANTD; the protein is encoded by the exons ATGGAAGGTGGCATTTTTAGGGAACGATTAAAAGCTTTAGCACAAATCATGCAAGCACTTAAAGTTGTTAAAGAAGACAATGTTCCTAGTGAAATTGAAGAG GGTCTTTACTTAGGCTCGCTTGGAGCTGCCAATGATAAGATCACTTTGAAAAGGTTGAACATCACGCATGTATTGACAGTTGCTAGCTCTTTATCCCCGGCTCATCCTAACGATTTTATATACAAAACTATTCCAG AAGAAGCAAGAATCACTGGTGGTGGGGTCTTGGTTCACTGCTTTGCTGGAAGATCACGaag CGTGACGATTGTTGTAGCTTATCTGATGTTTAAAAATGGCATGCCTTTATTGGAAGCACTTGAGCATGTGAAGATATTAAGACCAGTGGCATCGCCTAATTTAGGCTTCATGTCACAGCTCCATGGGTTTGAGCGATCTCTTCAAG GAGCCAACACTGACTGA
- the LOC140960898 gene encoding dual specificity protein phosphatase 1 isoform X1 gives MEGGIFRERLKALAQIMQALKVVKEDNVPSEIEEGLYLGSLGAANDKITLKRLNITHVLTVASSLSPAHPNDFIYKTIPVLDKEDVLISQYFDECFAFIEEARITGGGVLVHCFAGRSRSVTIVVAYLMFKNGMPLLEALEHVKILRPVASPNLGFMSQLHGFERSLQGANTD, from the exons ATGGAAGGTGGCATTTTTAGGGAACGATTAAAAGCTTTAGCACAAATCATGCAAGCACTTAAAGTTGTTAAAGAAGACAATGTTCCTAGTGAAATTGAAGAG GGTCTTTACTTAGGCTCGCTTGGAGCTGCCAATGATAAGATCACTTTGAAAAGGTTGAACATCACGCATGTATTGACAGTTGCTAGCTCTTTATCCCCGGCTCATCCTAACGATTTTATATACAAAACTATTCCAG TACTTGATAAAGAAGATGTACTTATATCACAGTACTTTGATGAGTGTTTCGCATTTATAGAAGAAGCAAGAATCACTGGTGGTGGGGTCTTGGTTCACTGCTTTGCTGGAAGATCACGaag CGTGACGATTGTTGTAGCTTATCTGATGTTTAAAAATGGCATGCCTTTATTGGAAGCACTTGAGCATGTGAAGATATTAAGACCAGTGGCATCGCCTAATTTAGGCTTCATGTCACAGCTCCATGGGTTTGAGCGATCTCTTCAAG GAGCCAACACTGACTGA